From Streptomyces chrestomyceticus JCM 4735, one genomic window encodes:
- a CDS encoding helix-turn-helix transcriptional regulator produces the protein MLAVFAGQHIDTARHLRTSSGHQVVLAVYAVGMVNERLRRAMHRAGLDIASLADASEVSTKTVERWLSGKVPYPRTRYRVAAILQEDESYLWPEAVNGSSLAGAEMVATYPRRSDVPRHLWMELLRSSERDIDLLAFAGLFLTEEHPDWLPTLAEKARGGARVRILLGDPAGTQLASRDREYRIGGGVSGRVSSVLNYYGRLAPDTVQIRLHDTPLYNSIYRFDDEMIVNVHAYGVLAAFTPVMHLRRIDGSYFSTYVESYERVWASARPADDALESP, from the coding sequence ATGCTCGCGGTGTTCGCGGGACAGCACATCGACACTGCTAGACATCTTCGGACATCTTCAGGACACCAAGTCGTCCTGGCTGTCTATGCTGTTGGGATGGTCAACGAACGGCTCCGCCGTGCCATGCACCGAGCTGGACTCGACATCGCCTCTCTCGCCGACGCGTCGGAGGTATCGACCAAAACCGTGGAGCGGTGGCTCAGCGGGAAGGTCCCCTACCCGCGCACTCGCTACCGCGTGGCTGCCATCCTCCAGGAAGACGAGTCATACCTCTGGCCCGAAGCTGTCAACGGCTCCTCCCTCGCGGGCGCAGAGATGGTGGCGACCTACCCACGCCGAAGCGATGTCCCCCGGCACCTGTGGATGGAGTTGCTGCGGAGTTCCGAACGGGACATCGACCTCTTGGCTTTCGCCGGTCTCTTCCTCACCGAGGAACACCCCGACTGGCTACCCACGCTGGCCGAGAAGGCCCGGGGAGGGGCACGCGTCAGGATTCTCCTGGGCGATCCGGCCGGTACCCAACTCGCCTCAAGGGATCGCGAATACCGTATCGGCGGCGGCGTATCAGGGAGAGTCAGCTCCGTACTGAACTATTACGGCCGACTCGCGCCGGACACGGTGCAGATTCGACTGCACGATACGCCGTTGTACAACTCGATCTACCGGTTCGACGACGAGATGATCGTGAATGTACACGCGTACGGGGTGCTGGCGGCCTTCACTCCCGTCATGCACCTGCGCCGGATAGACGGCTCCTACTTCAGTACTTACGT